The sequence AAAGGGCAGGTCAGTCAGTGACTTAAAAGTTCATCTGGTGTTGACCACAAAGTATCGCCGTAAAGTGTTTACAGCCGAGATGTTGACGCGATTGCACATCATCTTTGAGGAAGCATTGACCAAGTGGGATTGCAAACTTGTTGAGTTTAATGGGGAGAAAGACCACGTACACGCGCTATTCCAATATCATCCCGACATTCAGTTAAGCGTATTAGTGGGTAATATCAAGTCAACTACTTCCCGGCGACTCAGG comes from Tolypothrix sp. NIES-4075 and encodes:
- the tnpA gene encoding IS200/IS605 family transposase; translation: MKNDFVSKGRSVSDLKVHLVLTTKYRRKVFTAEMLTRLHIIFEEALTKWDCKLVEFNGEKDHVHALFQYHPDIQLSVLVGNIKSTTSRRLRQEFAEHLSRFYTKDAFWNGSYFVASCGGVTITTLRQYIESQDRPESGDSSPTNIAD